A genomic region of Clavibacter michiganensis subsp. insidiosus contains the following coding sequences:
- the dapF gene encoding diaminopimelate epimerase, translating to MADLQFTKGQGTGNDFVLFADPAGEIYLTDTQVQALCDRHFGIGADGTIRAVLSSRIPEGRAALDEDPDAEWFMDYRNVDGSPAEMCGNGIRVFTLFLIENGLIELPPGGTVPIGTRAGVRDVQRSGSGFQVDLGRWSLAGGEPLVRAKDLQVARPGLGIDVGNPHVVVALSSEDELAEADLAFVPQLDPEPADGANVELVVPADPLVVDGVGHITMRVHERGSGETLSCGTGAAAAALATRHWAGAAAPHEWRVQLPGGVLGVRMFPTEDGEHVGLSGPAELVFDGVVALA from the coding sequence ATGGCAGACCTGCAGTTCACCAAGGGCCAGGGCACGGGCAACGACTTCGTGCTGTTCGCGGATCCCGCGGGCGAGATCTACCTGACGGACACGCAGGTGCAGGCGCTCTGCGACCGCCACTTCGGGATCGGCGCCGACGGCACGATCCGCGCGGTGCTCTCCAGCCGCATCCCCGAGGGCCGCGCGGCCCTCGACGAGGACCCGGACGCCGAGTGGTTCATGGACTACCGCAACGTCGACGGCAGCCCTGCCGAGATGTGCGGCAACGGCATCCGCGTCTTCACGCTCTTCCTCATCGAGAACGGGCTCATCGAGCTGCCCCCGGGCGGTACTGTCCCGATCGGCACGCGGGCCGGCGTCCGGGACGTGCAGCGCAGCGGATCCGGGTTCCAGGTCGACCTCGGCCGCTGGTCCCTCGCGGGCGGCGAGCCGCTCGTGCGCGCCAAGGACCTCCAGGTCGCGCGTCCGGGCCTCGGCATCGACGTGGGCAACCCGCACGTGGTGGTGGCGCTGTCCAGCGAGGACGAGCTCGCGGAGGCCGACCTCGCGTTCGTGCCGCAGCTGGATCCCGAGCCCGCCGACGGCGCGAACGTCGAGCTCGTCGTGCCCGCCGATCCGCTCGTCGTGGACGGCGTGGGCCACATCACGATGCGCGTCCACGAGCGCGGCAGCGGCGAGACGCTGAGCTGCGGCACGGGTGCCGCGGCGGCCGCACTCGCGACGCGGCACTGGGCCGGGGCCGCCGCACCGCACGAGTGGCGCGTGCAGCTGCCGGGCGGGGTGCTCGGGGTGCGGATGTTTCCGACGGAGGACGGCGAGCACGTCGGCCTCTCGGGCCCCGCCGAGCTGGTGTTCGACGGGGTCGTGGCGCTGGCCTGA
- a CDS encoding class I SAM-dependent methyltransferase, giving the protein MADAHYFSSSPVGPLRTRTITVELGGRTVDLETAGGVFSPEHVDQGTLVLLRNVPAPPAEGHLLDVGCGWGPVALDLAMRSPAATVWAVDVNERALELTRANARSLGLENVNAVMPEDVPADLAFGTVWSNPPIRVGKEALHGILLDWMPRLAPDADAWLVVQRNLGSDSLQRWLVDTLPAGLETTRAASDKGFRVLRVHRGADS; this is encoded by the coding sequence ATGGCCGACGCGCACTACTTCTCCTCGTCGCCGGTCGGACCCCTGCGCACCCGCACCATCACCGTCGAGCTGGGCGGGCGCACGGTGGACCTCGAGACCGCCGGCGGCGTCTTCAGCCCCGAGCACGTCGACCAGGGCACCCTGGTGCTGCTGCGCAACGTCCCCGCGCCCCCTGCCGAGGGGCATCTGCTGGACGTGGGCTGCGGCTGGGGCCCCGTCGCCCTCGATCTGGCGATGCGCTCGCCCGCGGCCACCGTGTGGGCGGTCGACGTGAACGAGCGGGCGCTCGAGCTGACGCGGGCGAACGCCCGGTCCCTCGGTCTCGAGAACGTCAACGCCGTGATGCCCGAGGACGTCCCCGCCGACCTCGCGTTCGGCACCGTGTGGTCGAACCCGCCCATCCGCGTCGGCAAGGAGGCGCTGCACGGGATCCTGCTCGACTGGATGCCCCGCCTCGCGCCGGACGCGGACGCCTGGCTCGTCGTGCAGCGCAACCTCGGATCCGACTCGCTGCAGCGCTGGCTGGTCGACACCCTGCCCGCGGGCCTGGAGACGACGCGCGCCGCCTCCGACAAGGGCTTCCGGGTGCTGCGGGTGCACCGCGGCGCGGACTCCTAG
- the hflX gene encoding GTPase HflX, whose translation MTTHDEHDHEPADTTTTSTENTDRDDVVARVLGRAENRSADYALFRGSGAQALSANPDTEQGSDGDQSERADRQALRRVPGLSTELEDVTEVEYRQLRLENVVLIGVYSQGSVDDAENSMRELAALAETAGAVVLDGLLQRRPTPDPSTYFGRGKAEELRALVAAVGADTVIADTELAPSQRRALEDVVKVKVIDRTAVILDIFSQHAKSREGKAQVELAQLQYLLPRLRGWGDSMSRQAGGQVGGAGAGMGSRGPGETKIELDRRRINTRMARLRKQIAAMKPARDTKRANRDRHSVPSVAIVGYTNAGKSSLLNRVTKAGVLVENALFATLDATVRKTETDQGQLYTLADTVGFVRNLPHQLVEAFRSTLEELADSDVLVHVVDASHPDPAAQLATVHEVIAEVDASSIPEIVVFNKSDLASDGDRVVLRGLAPQGVFVSARTGEGVEELRRRIAELLPQPTIEVDLLVPFEHGEVVAMLHDGAKVLETSYVEEGTRVRALVTAEQQAQVQAYSVVPAV comes from the coding sequence ATGACAACGCACGACGAGCACGACCACGAGCCCGCGGACACGACGACGACGTCCACCGAGAACACCGACCGGGACGACGTCGTCGCGCGCGTCCTCGGTCGAGCGGAGAACCGCTCGGCCGACTACGCCCTCTTCCGCGGGTCCGGCGCGCAGGCGCTGTCCGCGAACCCCGACACCGAGCAGGGCTCGGACGGCGACCAGAGCGAGCGCGCCGACCGGCAGGCGCTGCGCCGCGTCCCCGGGCTCTCCACCGAGCTCGAGGACGTCACCGAGGTCGAGTACCGCCAGCTGCGCCTCGAGAACGTCGTGCTCATCGGCGTGTACTCGCAGGGCTCCGTCGACGACGCCGAGAACAGCATGCGGGAGCTCGCGGCCCTCGCCGAGACCGCGGGCGCGGTCGTGCTCGACGGCCTCCTGCAGCGCCGCCCCACGCCGGATCCCAGCACCTACTTCGGACGAGGCAAGGCCGAGGAGCTGCGGGCTCTCGTGGCGGCCGTCGGCGCCGACACCGTCATCGCCGACACCGAGCTCGCCCCGAGCCAGCGGCGCGCGCTCGAGGACGTGGTGAAGGTCAAGGTCATCGACCGCACGGCCGTGATCCTCGACATCTTCAGCCAGCACGCCAAGAGCCGCGAGGGCAAGGCCCAGGTCGAGCTCGCCCAGCTGCAGTACCTCCTCCCGCGCCTGCGCGGCTGGGGCGACTCGATGTCGCGCCAGGCCGGTGGCCAGGTCGGCGGCGCGGGCGCGGGGATGGGATCCCGCGGCCCGGGTGAGACGAAGATCGAGCTCGACCGTCGGCGCATCAACACGCGCATGGCGCGCCTCCGCAAGCAGATCGCCGCGATGAAGCCCGCGCGGGACACCAAGCGCGCCAACCGCGACCGTCATTCGGTGCCCTCGGTCGCGATCGTCGGGTACACGAACGCCGGCAAGTCGTCGCTCCTCAACCGGGTGACGAAGGCGGGCGTGCTCGTCGAGAACGCGCTCTTCGCCACGCTCGACGCGACGGTGCGGAAGACCGAGACGGACCAGGGGCAGCTCTACACGCTGGCCGACACGGTCGGCTTCGTGCGCAACCTGCCGCACCAGCTGGTCGAGGCCTTCCGATCGACGCTCGAGGAGCTCGCCGACTCCGACGTGCTCGTGCACGTCGTCGACGCCTCGCACCCGGATCCCGCGGCTCAGCTCGCGACCGTCCACGAGGTCATCGCCGAGGTGGACGCCTCGTCCATCCCCGAGATCGTCGTGTTCAACAAGAGCGACCTCGCCTCGGACGGCGACCGCGTGGTGCTCCGCGGCCTCGCGCCGCAGGGCGTGTTCGTCTCGGCCCGCACGGGCGAGGGCGTCGAGGAGCTGCGTCGCCGCATCGCGGAGCTGCTGCCGCAGCCGACGATCGAGGTCGACCTCCTGGTGCCCTTCGAGCACGGCGAGGTCGTCGCGATGCTGCACGACGGCGCCAAGGTGCTCGAGACCTCGTACGTCGAGGAGGGCACGCGCGTGCGCGCGCTCGTGACGGCGGAGCAGCAGGCGCAGGTCCAGGCGTACTCGGTGGTCCCCGCGGTCTGA
- the lexA gene encoding transcriptional repressor LexA, with protein MTDERAAGGGATRRRKSLSDKQISILEFIQRTIAGQGYPPSMREIGDAVGLASLSSVTHQLNQLELSGYLRRDPNRPRALEVLIDLPGTGAAESGDPSTPVGDAAMVPMVGRIAAGIPITAEQMVEEVFPLPRQLVGKGDLFMLRVVGDSMIDAAICDGDWVVVRQQKTAENGDIVAAMLDDEATVKVFRQRDGHTWLLPRNSAFEPILGDFAEVVGKVVAVMRSI; from the coding sequence ATGACGGACGAGCGAGCGGCGGGAGGCGGCGCGACGAGGCGCCGCAAGAGCCTCAGCGACAAGCAGATCTCGATCCTGGAGTTCATCCAGCGCACCATCGCCGGCCAGGGCTACCCGCCGAGCATGCGCGAGATCGGCGACGCCGTCGGCCTCGCGTCGCTCTCGAGCGTCACGCACCAGCTCAACCAGCTCGAGCTCTCCGGCTACCTCCGCCGCGACCCGAACCGGCCGCGCGCCCTCGAGGTCCTCATCGACCTGCCGGGCACCGGCGCCGCGGAGAGCGGCGATCCGTCGACCCCGGTGGGAGACGCCGCCATGGTGCCCATGGTCGGCCGCATCGCCGCCGGCATCCCCATCACCGCGGAGCAGATGGTCGAGGAGGTCTTCCCCCTCCCCCGCCAGCTCGTCGGCAAGGGCGACCTCTTCATGCTCCGCGTCGTCGGCGACTCCATGATCGACGCGGCCATCTGCGACGGCGACTGGGTGGTCGTCCGCCAGCAGAAGACCGCGGAGAACGGCGACATCGTCGCAGCCATGCTCGACGACGAGGCCACCGTCAAGGTCTTCCGCCAGCGCGACGGCCACACGTGGCTGCTGCCCCGCAACAGCGCGTTCGAGCCCATCCTCGGCGACTTCGCGGAGGTCGTCGGCAAGGTCGTGGCGGTCATGCGCTCGATCTGA
- a CDS encoding LysM peptidoglycan-binding domain-containing protein — protein sequence MNTAAITPAGPSVAPVAEAAVAPRTRLRITRRGRVVLTALVAAPLALGAGLVALNGGAAVASKDASGTTFEYVTVSSGQSLWDLAEEIAPSADPRDVIASVVDLNRLPSSDVAAGQQLAVPAEYAH from the coding sequence ATGAACACCGCAGCCATCACCCCCGCCGGCCCGTCCGTCGCACCCGTCGCGGAGGCCGCCGTCGCGCCCCGCACGCGCCTGCGCATCACGCGGCGCGGCCGCGTCGTCCTCACCGCGCTCGTCGCGGCCCCCCTGGCACTCGGCGCTGGGCTCGTCGCCCTCAACGGCGGCGCGGCCGTCGCGTCGAAGGACGCGTCGGGCACCACGTTCGAGTACGTGACGGTGTCGAGCGGCCAGTCCCTGTGGGACCTCGCCGAGGAGATCGCCCCGTCGGCTGACCCGCGCGACGTCATCGCGTCGGTCGTCGACCTCAACCGGCTCCCCTCGTCGGACGTCGCGGCCGGCCAGCAGCTCGCCGTCCCTGCCGAGTACGCGCACTGA
- the hisB gene encoding imidazoleglycerol-phosphate dehydratase HisB, with the protein MSTLARTAHVTRQTSESSIDLQLDLDGTGASEISTSVPFYDHMLTAFAKHSLTDLKVTATGDTHIDVHHTVEDVGIVLGQAIRQALGDKSGIARFGDALVPLDEALVQSVVDISGRPFLVHSGEPAGFEMHLIGGHFTGSMVRHVFEAITFHAGLTVHLTVLGGRDPHHIAEAEFKSFARAFRQAKELDPRVSGIPSTKGAL; encoded by the coding sequence ATGAGCACCCTCGCGCGCACCGCGCACGTCACGCGGCAGACCAGCGAGTCCAGCATCGACCTCCAGCTCGACCTCGACGGCACCGGCGCCTCCGAGATCAGCACCTCGGTGCCGTTCTACGACCACATGCTCACCGCCTTCGCGAAGCACTCGCTCACGGACCTGAAGGTCACCGCCACGGGCGACACGCACATCGACGTGCACCACACCGTGGAGGACGTCGGCATCGTCCTCGGCCAGGCCATCCGCCAGGCGCTCGGCGACAAGTCCGGCATCGCCCGCTTCGGCGACGCGCTCGTGCCGCTCGACGAGGCGCTCGTGCAGTCGGTCGTCGACATCTCCGGTCGTCCGTTCCTCGTCCACTCGGGCGAGCCCGCCGGCTTCGAGATGCACCTCATCGGCGGCCACTTCACCGGATCCATGGTCCGCCACGTCTTCGAGGCCATCACCTTCCACGCGGGCCTCACCGTGCACCTCACCGTCCTCGGCGGACGCGACCCGCACCACATCGCGGAGGCGGAGTTCAAGTCGTTCGCGCGCGCCTTCCGCCAGGCCAAGGAGCTCGACCCGCGCGTCTCCGGCATCCCGTCCACGAAGGGCGCGCTGTGA
- the hisH gene encoding imidazole glycerol phosphate synthase subunit HisH, which translates to MTRPSVVVLDYGSGNVHSAVKALELAGADVELTGDPKRAHEADGLLVPGVGAFSAVMTALRAAGGDRVVDRRLAGGRPVLGICVGMQVMFDRGVERDVDVAGLGEWPGTVDRIESDVLPHMGWNTVDVPEGSSLFAGLEDERFYFVHSYAARTWGIDPLPPLPAPRVTWATHGERFIAAVENGPLTATQFHPEKSGAAGIRLLANWLGTLRAA; encoded by the coding sequence GTGACGCGGCCCTCGGTCGTCGTCCTCGACTACGGGAGCGGCAACGTCCACTCCGCCGTCAAGGCGCTCGAGCTGGCCGGTGCGGACGTCGAGCTGACGGGCGACCCGAAGCGCGCGCACGAGGCGGACGGCCTGCTCGTCCCCGGCGTCGGTGCCTTCTCGGCCGTCATGACCGCGCTGCGGGCAGCCGGTGGCGACCGCGTCGTCGACCGCCGCCTCGCCGGAGGTCGTCCGGTGCTCGGCATCTGCGTCGGCATGCAGGTCATGTTCGACCGGGGCGTCGAGCGCGACGTCGACGTCGCGGGCCTGGGGGAGTGGCCCGGCACGGTCGACCGCATCGAGTCCGACGTGCTGCCGCACATGGGCTGGAACACCGTCGACGTCCCCGAGGGGTCGTCCCTGTTCGCGGGCCTGGAGGACGAGCGCTTCTACTTCGTGCACTCGTACGCCGCGCGCACCTGGGGCATCGATCCGCTGCCGCCGCTGCCGGCACCCCGCGTCACCTGGGCCACGCACGGCGAGCGGTTCATCGCCGCCGTCGAGAACGGCCCGCTCACCGCCACGCAGTTCCACCCCGAGAAGTCGGGGGCCGCCGGCATCCGGTTGCTCGCGAACTGGCTCGGCACCCTCCGCGCCGCCTGA
- the priA gene encoding bifunctional 1-(5-phosphoribosyl)-5-((5-phosphoribosylamino)methylideneamino)imidazole-4-carboxamide isomerase/phosphoribosylanthranilate isomerase PriA, which yields MSEFTSTPRLTLLPAVDVAGGQAVRLTQGAAGTETGYGDPVDAARDWAEQGAEWLHLVDLDAAFGRGDNLSVISRVIRAIDGVQIELSGGIRDDRSLDVALESGATRINLGTAALENPEWAASVIAQHGEAVAVGLDVRGRTLSARGWTQDGGDIWEVLERLEDAGCARYVVTDVTKDGTLQGPNLQLLRDVLERTERPVVASGGVSSLDDIAALRELVPLGLEGAIVGKALYAGAFTLGEALDVAGDR from the coding sequence ATGAGCGAGTTCACCAGCACGCCCCGTCTGACCCTCCTGCCCGCCGTCGACGTGGCGGGCGGCCAGGCCGTCCGCCTCACGCAGGGCGCGGCGGGCACCGAGACCGGCTACGGCGACCCCGTCGACGCGGCCCGGGACTGGGCCGAGCAGGGTGCGGAGTGGCTGCACCTCGTCGACCTCGACGCCGCATTCGGCCGCGGGGACAACCTGTCGGTCATCTCCCGGGTGATCCGCGCCATCGACGGCGTGCAGATCGAGCTGTCCGGCGGCATCCGCGACGACCGCTCGCTCGACGTCGCCCTCGAGAGCGGCGCGACGCGCATCAACCTCGGCACGGCGGCGCTCGAGAACCCCGAGTGGGCCGCCAGCGTGATCGCCCAGCACGGCGAGGCCGTGGCGGTCGGGCTCGACGTCCGCGGGCGCACGCTCTCCGCGCGCGGCTGGACGCAGGACGGCGGCGACATCTGGGAGGTGCTCGAACGGCTCGAGGACGCGGGATGCGCGCGCTACGTCGTCACCGACGTCACGAAGGACGGCACGCTCCAGGGCCCGAACCTCCAGCTGCTGCGCGACGTGCTGGAGCGCACCGAGCGCCCCGTGGTCGCGTCCGGCGGCGTCTCGAGCCTCGACGACATCGCCGCGCTCCGCGAGCTCGTGCCGCTCGGCCTCGAGGGCGCCATCGTCGGCAAGGCCCTCTACGCCGGGGCCTTCACGCTGGGCGAGGCGCTCGACGTCGCCGGGGATCGATGA
- a CDS encoding SseB family protein, with protein MTGSTPYADSAGTPWAGRSFEPTPFPDDDGSAPPAVASALARHGRGEVGQGVVVDALRDARLLIPLVARLGEEGEGAHGLTADKSAELSIITVAGPDGRTVMPVFTSVAAMGRWNARARPVPADAVRVALAAASEETDLVVVDPGSDTEFVLRRPAVWAVARSLPWIPSPEDPEVAAALEASVVEEPAVVSLSTAPGDPRARLEGPELLIALELVDGLDRPALDALLARLQGEWSRSAVLADRVDSMGLRITSAG; from the coding sequence ATGACCGGATCCACTCCGTACGCGGACTCGGCCGGGACCCCCTGGGCGGGACGTTCGTTCGAGCCGACGCCGTTCCCGGATGACGACGGGTCCGCGCCGCCCGCCGTCGCCTCGGCGCTCGCGCGGCACGGTCGCGGCGAGGTCGGCCAGGGTGTCGTCGTCGATGCGCTCCGCGACGCGCGCCTGCTGATCCCGCTGGTCGCCCGCCTGGGCGAGGAGGGCGAGGGCGCGCACGGACTCACAGCGGACAAGAGCGCCGAGCTGTCGATCATCACGGTCGCCGGTCCCGACGGCCGCACCGTCATGCCCGTCTTCACGTCGGTCGCCGCGATGGGCAGGTGGAACGCGAGGGCGCGTCCCGTCCCCGCCGACGCCGTCCGCGTGGCGCTGGCGGCGGCGAGCGAGGAGACCGACCTCGTGGTCGTCGACCCGGGGTCCGACACCGAGTTCGTGCTGCGGCGGCCGGCGGTGTGGGCGGTCGCGCGCTCGCTGCCGTGGATCCCGAGCCCGGAGGATCCCGAGGTCGCCGCGGCTCTGGAGGCGAGCGTCGTCGAGGAGCCCGCGGTCGTCAGCCTGAGCACCGCGCCGGGGGATCCGCGCGCGCGCCTCGAGGGCCCGGAGCTGCTGATCGCGCTCGAGCTCGTCGACGGCCTCGACCGCCCGGCGCTCGACGCGCTGCTCGCGCGGCTGCAGGGGGAGTGGTCCCGGAGCGCGGTGCTCGCCGACCGGGTCGACAGCATGGGTCTGCGGATCACCTCCGCCGGCTGA
- a CDS encoding DUF1844 domain-containing protein yields MTDPTPDPATTATTAPDAHVHRFEEPAAATGDGTSSPAAGVADDDTADFVADQYARDIAEVSAVEVITTTAVHLMSAAAVKCGLADDPATQTDLAEARKLIISLAGLVTAASPELGDQHARSLRDGLRSLQLAFREASPYPDAVGKGPGEKYTGPVS; encoded by the coding sequence ATGACCGACCCGACCCCCGACCCCGCGACCACCGCGACCACCGCGCCCGACGCGCACGTCCACCGCTTCGAGGAGCCCGCCGCCGCGACCGGCGACGGCACGAGCAGCCCGGCCGCGGGCGTCGCCGACGACGACACCGCCGACTTCGTCGCCGACCAGTACGCGCGCGACATCGCGGAGGTCTCCGCCGTCGAGGTCATCACCACCACCGCCGTCCACCTCATGAGCGCCGCGGCCGTGAAGTGCGGGCTCGCCGACGACCCCGCCACGCAGACCGACCTCGCCGAGGCGCGGAAGCTGATCATCTCGCTCGCGGGTCTCGTCACCGCCGCCTCCCCGGAGCTGGGCGACCAGCACGCGCGCAGCCTCCGCGACGGCCTGCGCTCCCTGCAGCTCGCCTTCCGGGAGGCCTCGCCGTACCCCGACGCCGTGGGCAAGGGCCCAGGAGAGAAGTACACCGGGCCCGTCTCCTAG
- the infC gene encoding translation initiation factor IF-3, which yields MSDPRTNDRIRVPEVRLVGPAGEQVGVVSIDVALRLAQEADLDLVEVAPNSKPPVAKIMDYGKFKYEAAQKAKEARRNQANTILKEVRFRLKIDKHDYETKRKRAEGFLQDGDKVKAMILFRGREQSRPDQGVRLLKMFAEDVAEFGSVESTPTIDGRNMVMVIGPHKNKSEAKAEANAKRDATKASAREAREENNA from the coding sequence ATCAGCGATCCCCGTACCAACGATCGAATCCGAGTTCCCGAGGTTCGCCTCGTTGGCCCAGCAGGCGAGCAGGTCGGCGTCGTATCCATCGACGTCGCACTCCGGCTCGCGCAGGAAGCCGACCTCGACCTCGTCGAGGTCGCGCCCAATTCCAAGCCCCCCGTGGCGAAGATCATGGACTACGGCAAGTTCAAGTACGAGGCCGCGCAGAAGGCCAAGGAAGCGCGTCGCAACCAGGCGAACACCATCCTCAAGGAGGTGCGCTTCCGCCTGAAGATCGATAAGCACGACTACGAGACCAAGCGCAAGCGCGCCGAGGGCTTCCTGCAGGACGGCGACAAGGTCAAGGCCATGATCCTGTTCCGCGGGCGCGAGCAGTCGCGTCCGGACCAGGGCGTGCGACTGCTCAAGATGTTCGCGGAGGACGTCGCCGAGTTCGGCAGCGTCGAGTCCACCCCCACGATCGACGGCCGCAACATGGTCATGGTCATCGGACCGCACAAGAACAAGTCCGAGGCCAAGGCCGAGGCCAACGCGAAGCGCGACGCCACCAAGGCGAGCGCACGAGAAGCGAGAGAAGAGAACAATGCCTAA
- the rpmI gene encoding 50S ribosomal protein L35, translated as MPKQKTHSGAKKRFKVTGSGKIMKQQAGMRHNLEVKSSKRKARLNQDQPLAKADMKVAKKLLGR; from the coding sequence ATGCCTAAGCAGAAGACCCACTCGGGTGCCAAGAAGCGTTTCAAGGTCACCGGCAGCGGCAAGATCATGAAGCAGCAGGCGGGCATGCGGCACAACCTCGAGGTCAAGTCCTCCAAGCGCAAGGCGCGACTCAACCAGGACCAGCCCCTGGCCAAGGCCGACATGAAGGTCGCCAAGAAGCTCCTCGGCCGCTAG
- the rplT gene encoding 50S ribosomal protein L20, with the protein MARVKRAVNAHKKRRVILERAAGYRGQRSRLYRKAKEQVTHSLVYAYRDRRAKKGEFRRLWIQRINAAARANGLTYNRLIQGLSLAGVQVDRRILAELAVHEPATFASLVQTAKAALPANTSAPKVAANA; encoded by the coding sequence ATGGCAAGAGTCAAGAGGGCCGTCAACGCCCACAAGAAGCGTCGGGTCATCCTCGAGCGCGCCGCCGGCTACCGCGGGCAGCGCTCGCGCCTGTACCGCAAGGCCAAGGAGCAGGTCACCCACTCCCTCGTCTACGCGTACCGCGACCGCCGCGCCAAGAAGGGCGAGTTCCGCCGCCTCTGGATCCAGCGCATCAACGCCGCCGCCCGCGCGAACGGCCTGACGTACAACCGCCTCATCCAGGGCCTCTCGCTCGCCGGCGTCCAGGTCGACCGCCGCATCCTCGCGGAGCTCGCGGTCCACGAGCCCGCGACCTTCGCGTCGCTCGTGCAGACGGCCAAGGCCGCCCTGCCCGCGAACACCTCGGCCCCCAAGGTCGCGGCGAACGCGTAG
- a CDS encoding TrmH family RNA methyltransferase, giving the protein MLDNPRSPRVRGVAKLAKRDARADTGLFLLEGPQAVSEALAFRPDLVLELFATPTALDRYPDLARAVREADVEVEFVTEDVIASMADTVTPQGVVGVCRQFPTSLKQILGDEPRLIAILEEVRDPGNAGTIIRAADAAGADAVILTGRSVDLYNPKVVRATTGSLFHLPVAIMPELDAVLERVKAAGLQVLAADVKGDDLLAERTSGGLAGPTAWLFGNEARGLQDEHLALADRAVVVPIYGQAESMNLATAASVCLYESAFAQRA; this is encoded by the coding sequence ATGCTCGACAATCCCCGCTCCCCGCGTGTCCGTGGCGTCGCCAAGCTCGCGAAGCGGGACGCGCGCGCCGACACGGGCCTGTTCCTCCTCGAGGGGCCGCAGGCCGTGTCGGAGGCGCTCGCGTTCCGTCCCGACCTCGTACTGGAGCTCTTCGCGACCCCCACGGCCCTCGACCGCTACCCGGATCTCGCGCGCGCCGTCCGCGAGGCGGACGTCGAGGTGGAGTTCGTCACGGAGGACGTGATCGCGTCCATGGCCGACACCGTCACCCCGCAGGGCGTGGTGGGCGTGTGCCGGCAGTTCCCGACCTCGCTCAAGCAGATCCTCGGCGACGAGCCGCGCCTCATCGCGATCCTCGAGGAGGTGCGCGACCCCGGCAACGCGGGCACCATCATCCGGGCGGCCGACGCCGCGGGAGCCGACGCGGTGATCCTCACGGGCCGCTCCGTCGACCTCTACAACCCCAAGGTCGTGCGCGCCACGACGGGCTCGCTCTTCCACCTGCCGGTCGCGATCATGCCCGAGCTCGACGCCGTGCTCGAGCGCGTGAAGGCGGCCGGCCTGCAGGTCCTCGCCGCCGATGTGAAGGGGGACGACCTCCTCGCGGAGCGCACGTCGGGCGGCCTCGCCGGGCCCACCGCGTGGCTGTTCGGCAACGAGGCCCGCGGCCTCCAGGACGAGCACCTCGCCCTCGCCGACCGCGCCGTCGTCGTGCCGATCTACGGCCAGGCCGAGTCGATGAACCTCGCGACCGCCGCATCCGTCTGCCTCTACGAGTCGGCGTTCGCGCAGCGCGCCTGA